A genomic window from Populus alba chromosome 19, ASM523922v2, whole genome shotgun sequence includes:
- the LOC118044314 gene encoding ethylene-responsive transcription factor ERF023 produces MSITQEPPGLKTNPLESEPTSERKSKKRTRQRDAPFHGVRKRSWGRYVSEIRLPGKKTRVWLGSFGSPEMAARAHDSAAFFLKGNSACLNFPDSVGSLPRPQSCSSKDIQLAAAKAATGFDESRLGNGVGFEDCESGGVLDDSIWLGLGEIETVSYEEVKRTPLLSPLRLDSVSGNDEVYMNDEELLFDTCL; encoded by the coding sequence ATGTCGATAACTCAAGAACCTCCTGGATTGAAAACAAACCCACTTGAATCCGAACCAACATCAGAAAGGAAATCCAAGAAGAGGACCCGCCAACGTGACGCCCCATTTCATGGAGTGAGAAAACGTAGTTGGGGCCGTTATGTGTCTGAAATTCGGTTACCCGGTAAGAAGACCAGAGTATGGCTCGGGTCATTTGGGTCACCGGAGATGGCTGCCCGGGCCCATGACTCGGCCGCTTTCTTTTTAAAAGGCAACTCAGCGTGTCTCAACTTCCCTGACTCAGTCGGGTCACTTCCCCGCCCCCAGTCTTGCTCTAGCAAAGACATCCAATTGGCAGCGGCCAAAGCTGCAACTGGGTTTGACGAATCGAGGTTAGGTAACGGGGTCGGATTTGAGGATTGCGAGTCGGGTGGAGTACTCGATGATTCAATTTGGTTGGGTTTGGGTGAGATAGAAACGGTGTCGTATGAAGAAGTGAAACGAACTCCTTTATTGAGTCCTTTGAGACTCGATTCAGTGAGTGGAAATGATGAGGTGTATATGAACGACGAGGAGCTTTTATTTGATACATGTTTGTAA